One Mugil cephalus isolate CIBA_MC_2020 chromosome 10, CIBA_Mcephalus_1.1, whole genome shotgun sequence genomic window carries:
- the smpd3 gene encoding sphingomyelin phosphodiesterase 3 gives MVLHTTPYSSACMHFLDGLSWSLVFPCYWLLDRLLASCVATSLEKRQRSQDPCSFLTLCVLISAPLYLLLLLASLPFALLGFVIWAPLQAVRQPYLYTYRRPDKHQAEQGQAGPGGAGLGEWRPQGRSFCFCSANVCLLPDSLARFNNLSDTHRRAREVGKRIRNGASRPQIKIYIDSPTNTSISAASFSSLATGFRRTSSLDQRPDQTHTTNNGPADAETEPLTECPIHPSGATDCPVHPVAGDQGSAECPLHHDGADTTADCPLHSAGSNSSSDCPVHTSGEAPGCPMHSTVAQSGPGHHDCPMHGEGTQPKPSTDCPLHTSGVQISISAPEPEEEEAETGNHRDQAGGDNGSMTASRESLARYHGGDGGGGIGISSNNTLSHVPRTSIFKRPGRKRRHGDETFDHEISAFFPANLDFLALQEVFDHGSTTRLRRQLHRYFPYVLSDVGRYGWKGCCSRFKFLNSGLMLASRYPILDARYECYPNGRGEDALAAKGALFAKVHVGTSHQEQRVVGYLTCTHLHAIEGDASVRCEQLDLLLQWGAEFRQTSSQSPEGEKVLEDLVAFDVVLGDLNFDNCSSEDKLEQQHALFTQYKDPCRLGPGEDKPWALGTLLDPSGLYDDDVSSPESLQKVMENEEGRKEYLVFPPSKSQCPGSSQKGRKIPLKGNGRRIDYILYSDEGLQPDWKLEIEEFSFISQLAGLTDHLSVAMRLAVSTGEEEP, from the exons ATGGTCCTCCACACCACCCCGTACTCCAGTGCCTGCATGCACTTCCTGGACGGCCTGTCGTGGAGCCTGGTGTTCCCCTGTTACTGGCTCCTGGACCGGCTCCTGGCCTCCTGCGTGGCCACCTCCCTGGAGAAGCGCCAGCGCTCCCAGGACCCCTGCTCCTTCCTCACGCTGTGCGTCCTGATCTCCGCGCCGCTGtacctgctgctcctcctcgcCTCGCTGCCCTTCGCCCTGCTGGGCTTCGTCATCTGGGCGCCGCTGCAGGCCGTCCGCCAGCCCTACCTGTACACCTACCGCAG ACCAGATAAGCACCAGGCCGAGCAGGGCCAGGCTGGACCGGGCGGCGCTGGCCTCGGAGAATGGAGGCCGCAGGGAAGAAGCTTCTGTTTCTGCAGTGCCAACGTTTGCCTGCTGCCCGACTCCCTGGCCAGGTTCAACAACCTCTCGGACACCCACAGGAGAGCCCGGGAGGTGGGCAAGAGGATCCGCAACGGTGCTAGTCGTCCTCAGATTAAAATCTACATCGACTCACCCACCAACACTTCCATCAG TGCGGCGTCCTTCAGCAGCCTCGCCACAGGTTTCCGCCGTACCTCCTCTCTGGACCAGCGTCCagaccaaacacacaccaccaacAACGGCCCGGCCGACGCTGAAACCGAACCCCTCACCGAGTGCCCGATTCACCCCTCAGGTGCCACCGACTGCCCTGTTCACCCGGTTGCAGGAGACCAGGGCTCCGCCGAATGCCCTCTTCACCACGACGGAGCCGACACCACAGCCGACTGCCCCCTCCACTCGGcgggcagcaacagcagctcgGACTGTCCCGTCCACACCTCAGGGGAGGCTCCAGGCTGCCCCATGCATTCCACAGTGGCTCAGAGTGGCCCCGGCCACCATGACTGCCCCATGCATGGGGAAGGTACCCAGCCTAAACCCTCCACAGACTGCCCTCTGCACACCTCAGGGGTCCAAATCAGTATCAGCGCCCCGGAGccggaagaggaggaggccgagACGGGGAACCATCGAGACCAGGCAGGGGGGGACAACGGCAGCATGACCGCCTCCCGGGAGTCCCTCGCTCGCTATCACGGcggcgacggcggcggcggcatcGGGATTTCCTCCAACAACACTCTGTCGCACGTCCCGCGCACCTCAATCTTCAAGCGCCCCGGACGAAAACGCCGCCACGGAGACGAGACGTTCGACCACGAGATCTCCGCCTTCTTCCCCGCCAACTTGGATTTCCTGGCGTTACAGGAAGTATTCGACCACGGGTCGACGACCAGACTGCGGCGGCAGCTGCATCGCTACTTCCCCTACGTGCTGAGCGACGTTGGGCGGTACGGCTGGAAAGGCTGCTGCTCCAGGTTCAAATTCCTGAACAGCGGCCTGATGCTGGCCAGCCGCTACCCGATTCTGGACGCACGGTACGAGTGCTACCCCAACGGAAGAGGGGAGGACGCTCTGGCGGCCAAGGGGGCGCTGTTCGCCAAG GTCCACGTGGGCACCTCCCatcaggagcagagggttgtGGGATACCTCACGTGCACGCACCTCCACGCCATCGAAG GTGATGCGTCCGTTCGCTGTGAACAGCTGGACCTGCTCCTCCAGTGGGGGGCGGAGTTTCGCCAGACGTCGTCTCAGTCGCCCGAAGGGGAGAAAGTCCTGGAGGACCTGGTGGCCTTCGACGTCGTCCTGGGAGACCTCAACTTCGACAACTGCTCTTCAG aggacaagctggagcagcagcatgcACTTTTTACTCAGTACAAGGACCCGTGTCGCCTGGGGCCAGGGGAGGACAAACCGTGGGCTCTGG GTACTCTGCTGGATCCCAGTGGCCTTTATGACGACGATGTCAGTTCACCTGAAAGTTTACAAAA AGTGATGGAGaatgaggaggggaggaaggagtaCCTGGTGTTTCCCCCCAGTAAGAGTCAGTGTCCTGGCAGCAGCCAGAAGGGGAGGAAGATCCCGCTGAAGGGCAACGGCCGCCGGATCGACTACATCCTCTACAGCGACGAGGGCCTGCAGCCGGACTGGAAACTG GAGATCGAGGAGTTCAGCTTCATCTCTCAGCTGGCCGGCCTCACCGACCACCTGTCCGTGGCCATGCGTCTGGCCGTGTCCACCGGAGAAGAGGAGCCTTAG